One genomic window of Pelagicoccus enzymogenes includes the following:
- a CDS encoding DUF5131 family protein, translating to MAKDSKIEWTHHTFNPWWGCAKVSPACRNCYAEAWAKRVGNDIWGKDSDRRFFTDKHWSEPIKWNREAESCGERRRVFCASMADVFERKAGLERWRERLWALIEKTPYLDWLLLTKRPQNIERMAPWAGGLWPENVWLGTTVENQHWAEVRLPHLLKHGAKVRFLSCEPLLGEIDLTRWARDQSLHKIDWVIAGGESGASSRPMNPEWARSLRDQARAEGVAFHFKQWGHWAPKELLTDKQRKVVTIGANVMASAGKKAAGRELDGRTWDELPIAALA from the coding sequence ATGGCCAAGGATTCCAAGATAGAGTGGACGCATCACACCTTCAATCCATGGTGGGGGTGTGCCAAGGTGTCGCCCGCATGCAGGAACTGCTATGCAGAAGCGTGGGCGAAACGGGTCGGCAACGACATCTGGGGAAAGGACTCAGATCGACGGTTCTTCACGGACAAACACTGGAGCGAGCCGATCAAGTGGAATCGCGAAGCAGAGTCCTGCGGCGAGCGTAGGAGGGTTTTCTGCGCGTCGATGGCCGACGTGTTCGAACGTAAGGCCGGGCTGGAACGATGGCGGGAGAGACTCTGGGCCCTTATCGAGAAGACCCCTTACCTGGACTGGCTTCTACTGACGAAGCGGCCGCAGAACATCGAGCGGATGGCTCCATGGGCTGGCGGGCTGTGGCCCGAGAACGTATGGCTGGGAACGACCGTGGAGAATCAGCATTGGGCGGAGGTCAGGCTTCCCCACCTGCTCAAACACGGAGCCAAGGTCAGGTTCCTCAGCTGCGAGCCGCTGCTTGGAGAAATAGACCTGACCAGGTGGGCCAGGGACCAGTCGCTCCACAAGATAGACTGGGTGATAGCCGGTGGGGAAAGCGGTGCCAGCTCCCGGCCGATGAATCCAGAATGGGCTCGATCCCTTCGCGACCAGGCCCGCGCCGAGGGAGTGGCGTTCCACTTCAAGCAATGGGGCCACTGGGCTCCGAAGGAGCTGCTGACCGACAAGCAGAGGAAGGTTGTGACGATCGGTGCGAACGTGATGGCGTCGGCCGGCAAGAAGGCGGCCGGTCGCGAGCTCGATGGCAGGACCTGGGACGAACTTCCGATTGCGGCGCTCGCCTAA
- the tcmP gene encoding three-Cys-motif partner protein TcmP codes for MKKESYLFDIGPYLGGEVPKKFISADNPLWTRNKARFIARYLKTFTYVTKHGTYIDAFAGPQHEETSEESWAAKLVMENTPSRLRNFYLFDKGPKQIGHLKGLRTKYLETVERPKSKRVEITRGDCNATLPRFLEENPIKENEATFCLLDQRSTECDWATVKAVAGHKGRNGGMKIEIFYFLAQGWIDRGIKSWRSTAEEKRLKFWGKDGLDRFLRLNCQERGIAMAARFKEELGYKYSYPYPIQKEGESGRVMFWMIHASDHPRATDLMWQAYRHIGAGGGLNDPIEQTELDGLVFES; via the coding sequence ATGAAAAAGGAATCCTACCTCTTCGACATCGGCCCCTACCTCGGTGGGGAAGTCCCCAAGAAGTTCATTTCGGCGGACAACCCTCTCTGGACCAGGAACAAGGCCAGATTCATCGCTCGTTACCTCAAGACCTTCACCTACGTCACCAAGCACGGGACCTACATCGACGCCTTTGCCGGTCCCCAACACGAGGAGACCTCGGAGGAGAGCTGGGCGGCGAAGCTCGTCATGGAGAACACGCCCTCGCGCTTGAGAAACTTTTACCTCTTCGACAAGGGGCCGAAGCAGATAGGGCATCTGAAAGGCCTTCGTACTAAATATCTGGAGACGGTGGAGAGGCCGAAGTCCAAACGCGTCGAGATAACCAGGGGCGATTGCAACGCTACCCTGCCCCGGTTCCTGGAGGAGAACCCAATCAAGGAGAACGAGGCTACGTTCTGTCTGCTCGACCAGAGATCGACCGAATGCGACTGGGCCACGGTAAAGGCCGTTGCCGGACACAAGGGTCGAAACGGAGGGATGAAGATCGAGATATTCTATTTCCTGGCCCAAGGGTGGATCGACCGAGGCATAAAGAGCTGGCGTTCAACAGCCGAAGAGAAGCGCCTCAAGTTCTGGGGGAAGGACGGGCTGGACCGCTTCCTGAGACTGAACTGCCAGGAAAGAGGGATCGCTATGGCGGCAAGGTTCAAGGAGGAGCTAGGCTACAAGTATTCCTATCCTTACCCGATTCAGAAGGAAGGTGAAAGCGGCCGCGTCATGTTCTGGATGATACACGCTAGCGACCATCCAAGAGCGACGGACCTTATGTGGCAGGCGTACAGGCACATCGGAGCGGGAGGCGGATTGAACGACCCCATCGAACAGACGGAGCTAGACGGGCTCGTATTCGAATCCTGA
- a CDS encoding DUF4365 domain-containing protein: MDLPKQTIQKRKESESYAIVLYPLRKLGIFRNVTENDYGIDFEIELIQNGKVTGRNLKAQIKASDNLSVRKSERTEKGSYQYLCV; encoded by the coding sequence ATGGATCTACCCAAGCAGACTATCCAAAAACGTAAAGAATCTGAATCTTACGCCATAGTTCTGTATCCTTTGAGGAAGCTTGGCATTTTTCGCAATGTAACAGAGAATGACTACGGAATCGACTTTGAGATTGAGCTTATCCAAAACGGCAAAGTCACTGGGCGTAACCTGAAGGCACAGATTAAGGCATCAGACAATCTCTCAGTACGGAAGTCCGAAAGGACGGAAAAGGGATCGTACCAATACCTTTGCGTATGA
- the herA gene encoding anti-phage-associated helicase HerA — protein MSKEEHNIAAEVIAVFPNKVRIQVDDLEDFQLAETSLRIGSYLEISDNENAKLLAVIENFAIEVSDQGKKRHLLEAKPLGTLKGVEFFRGGDELAIPPKGVKPAKTEDIRAIYTSSTEPKKAFIFCRLSRREEIEVPVDGDRFFNKHIAIVGSTGSGKSHTVTALTQRASSEKEGQYDGLNNSHIVIFDIHSEYRSAFPSANLIGIDDLKLPYWLLNSEELEELFLDTEAHDHSQRNVLKESIVANKRMHAEGEMKDRVHFDHPSYFDINEVLTYIRNRNNEKKDKANALRWEDAQGEEFEFNEDTRERLFQSGLTTKGSSGSGTLNGNLGNFINRLENKLADKRLKFLVGEESKGCGFEEAIRTFVGYKAESQSNVTIIDLSGVPFEVLSITVSLISRLLFEFSYHLKNSAETRTNKTPLLLVYEEAHKYAPKSELARYRSSRNSIERIAKEGRKYGVTLLIASQRPSEISETIFSQCNNFIAMRLTNPDDQSYVKRLLPDSLGAMTDTLPTLKSGEALLIGDSIVMPSLVQIHRCDPEPSSTDIPYYQLWKDAWKDVDMADLIERWKR, from the coding sequence ATGTCAAAAGAAGAGCACAATATCGCTGCAGAAGTAATCGCTGTCTTTCCTAACAAGGTCCGCATCCAAGTTGATGATCTTGAAGATTTCCAACTTGCTGAAACTTCGCTTAGGATCGGTTCATATCTAGAAATTTCGGACAACGAGAACGCGAAGCTTCTCGCGGTCATTGAGAACTTTGCAATCGAGGTGTCCGATCAAGGCAAAAAAAGACATCTTCTCGAAGCGAAACCTCTCGGCACACTGAAAGGCGTAGAGTTCTTTCGCGGTGGCGATGAACTCGCGATCCCACCCAAAGGTGTCAAGCCAGCCAAAACTGAAGACATCCGAGCAATATACACTAGTAGTACGGAACCGAAAAAAGCTTTCATATTTTGTAGGCTTTCAAGACGCGAAGAAATCGAGGTACCGGTCGACGGCGACCGATTCTTCAACAAGCATATAGCAATAGTTGGTTCTACTGGATCAGGGAAGTCACACACCGTGACTGCACTAACCCAACGAGCGTCATCAGAAAAAGAAGGTCAATATGATGGTTTAAATAATTCCCACATAGTCATCTTCGATATCCACTCTGAATATCGCTCAGCATTCCCTAGTGCTAATTTAATCGGAATTGATGATCTAAAGCTCCCCTATTGGCTTTTGAATAGTGAAGAACTTGAAGAGTTATTTTTGGATACTGAGGCGCACGACCATAGCCAAAGAAATGTACTTAAGGAATCAATTGTTGCAAATAAACGGATGCACGCTGAAGGGGAAATGAAAGACCGAGTACACTTCGACCACCCATCCTATTTTGACATTAACGAGGTACTCACTTACATTCGAAATCGAAACAACGAGAAAAAGGATAAGGCAAATGCGCTGCGATGGGAGGACGCCCAAGGAGAAGAGTTTGAGTTCAACGAAGACACTCGAGAGCGCTTATTCCAATCTGGACTCACAACCAAGGGATCTTCCGGATCCGGGACACTGAATGGGAACCTCGGAAACTTCATCAATCGATTAGAGAATAAACTCGCGGACAAGCGCCTAAAATTTCTCGTTGGCGAAGAGAGCAAAGGATGTGGGTTTGAGGAAGCAATCCGAACATTTGTTGGGTATAAAGCAGAGAGCCAGTCGAATGTCACGATCATCGATTTGAGCGGGGTCCCGTTCGAGGTTCTTAGCATTACCGTATCGTTGATTTCCCGTCTGCTTTTCGAGTTTTCATATCACCTTAAGAATTCCGCAGAAACGAGGACGAATAAAACACCACTACTTTTGGTATACGAAGAAGCACATAAGTATGCTCCCAAGAGCGAACTCGCCCGCTATCGAAGCTCGAGGAACTCCATTGAGCGAATTGCGAAGGAGGGACGTAAGTACGGAGTAACTCTATTAATCGCGAGTCAGCGTCCCTCCGAAATATCAGAGACCATCTTTTCACAATGTAATAATTTCATAGCGATGCGCCTGACTAACCCCGATGATCAAAGTTACGTCAAACGTCTACTTCCCGACTCACTAGGCGCCATGACAGATACCCTGCCGACACTCAAATCAGGTGAAGCATTGCTAATCGGGGACTCGATCGTAATGCCTTCCCTCGTTCAAATCCATCGCTGCGACCCAGAGCCATCGTCAACCGATATTCCATACTACCAGCTTTGGAAAGATGCATGGAAAGACGTAGATATGGCAGATCTTATAGAACGCTGGAAAAGATAA
- a CDS encoding DUF4297 family anti-phage-associated protein, giving the protein MSRSRTADATIRGFNYQFDASIRLILAADDNSMITVEDIEDVDVSDGKSINAIQCKYYEGTKLTNSVLREIVKPMLEDHQRRVSKINYYIYGYFKDKVDLPLQDSIKFKDEVLTYTKDKIAKNIANDLGLSLKEIESFLSCLKFEYTKKYGPHKEAAIDDLKQAKKCSIDEAKSHYYPNAFTLISDLATKSSKAERTIRKADFLSRIDSKQILFHHWLLREKEESIYCRMIRQSFFTQNNVSPYARFFSIECSGTELIHELKDLLVHLGNKWSSSRRVRLEPRQRYAPYVLLRNCPASKLSDLKAELYHEAYSFVDGFPFNGASFTVEHIHSDQTNENRILVRILANESELETALASMTNRTKQLYEFFNASQLPIEVNFRHVRIPITSISMVSNII; this is encoded by the coding sequence ATGAGTAGATCACGAACAGCAGATGCGACAATCAGAGGCTTCAACTATCAATTTGATGCTTCGATTCGGCTAATTTTAGCAGCTGACGACAACAGTATGATTACAGTAGAAGACATCGAAGATGTTGATGTTTCCGATGGCAAATCGATAAATGCCATTCAGTGCAAGTACTACGAGGGTACTAAACTCACGAACAGCGTTCTTCGGGAAATCGTCAAACCAATGCTCGAAGATCACCAACGGAGGGTATCAAAAATCAACTACTACATATATGGCTACTTCAAGGACAAAGTTGATCTGCCATTGCAAGACAGCATCAAGTTCAAGGATGAAGTTCTAACCTATACGAAAGACAAGATTGCAAAGAATATCGCTAATGATCTCGGGCTTTCGCTAAAAGAAATTGAGAGTTTCCTTAGTTGCTTAAAATTCGAGTACACTAAGAAATACGGTCCCCATAAGGAAGCCGCGATCGACGACCTAAAACAGGCAAAGAAGTGCTCTATCGACGAGGCTAAAAGTCACTACTATCCAAATGCTTTCACTTTGATTTCTGACCTTGCGACGAAGTCGTCTAAGGCGGAAAGGACGATCAGAAAGGCAGACTTCCTATCGAGAATTGATTCGAAGCAAATCCTCTTTCATCACTGGTTGCTGAGAGAGAAAGAAGAGTCCATCTATTGCCGTATGATCCGACAGAGCTTTTTCACTCAGAACAATGTCTCTCCTTACGCTCGCTTTTTCTCCATTGAGTGTTCAGGCACAGAACTAATCCACGAACTTAAAGACCTCCTCGTCCATCTCGGCAACAAGTGGAGCAGTAGTCGCAGGGTTCGATTAGAACCTAGACAGCGATACGCGCCGTATGTCCTGCTTCGTAACTGCCCCGCCTCCAAACTCTCAGATTTGAAGGCTGAACTTTATCACGAGGCATATTCGTTCGTTGACGGATTTCCTTTTAACGGTGCAAGTTTTACCGTTGAGCACATCCACTCGGATCAAACGAATGAAAATCGGATATTAGTGCGAATCCTTGCCAATGAGTCTGAGTTAGAAACAGCACTAGCGTCGATGACGAATCGAACAAAGCAGCTCTATGAGTTTTTTAATGCTTCGCAGCTACCTATCGAAGTTAATTTCAGACACGTTCGTATCCCGATCACCTCTATCTCGATGGTTTCTAACATAATATAA
- a CDS encoding AAA family ATPase, protein MILHKIGVSHWRSLLDEVTLGPFSEQLNVIHAPNGTGKSSLFEAMRRALFDAHNVSGTDIAAVRPWGRDLSPSVFVEFSENGATYRVEKTFLSGASAKLLQLENGKFQPLADSRNADSRIREILSADAPGRGLSKQEHWGLAQILWAPQGDLQLQSISGSAAERLRSALGVQISGDSGGRLEDLIKERFQTYFTPSGTGYRKGKNAAPIISLQERRDAAQSALATLREKQEAFEEASHRVEDARHRRSQAKNEAEALRDTVKRSRAEAERFEKLQSEKKLKREAEALAKQRYETISETIEQIAKAREEIASLTQAIEKASQRQNELEEEVANAKKKLETCRSSRETARGKRSRSAELQKKIEAARDYLSCRSNSDDLAKRLDKLGELQKNLAALKKQRSEIVAPDAETISDLRKWLGKRDAAKAALAASQIHLTLTPEQPIEVRNLTDDSKARADSVKPLTLSGDELVEIEVTGFGRIRASGPEGGAEEHRQAIAKAEASIDKLSQPFGQSDPDALQLLREKAEQSNRDIKNLNTQIFDILGADTADQLAQKQNELSARLSGFETTYPDWKNQSPVVSELQTRFETLNDEITSEIQKAEDAFDTQQTALATAEKQLGELSAQLKADQRSHQSAEERLQALSKDKLTDPEREKAKSDALMEWQAAKQKADEAETELASIPGDPSKDLEKLEKQRTALEESEEKARDEEKTAEGQLQVLAAEGTYSKLTQCEEELADLEERILRENVRTEAVRLLHDTLAACKSAVIASIAAPVERAASRMLSRVVGPRLGNLRLTQDFVPEAVAPERSESPVAITNLSGGEQEQLFLAARLALATVLAKDQRQLVVLDDVLNATDSGRHARILNLLEESSDHLQIIILTCHPERYRALDTAEYFELR, encoded by the coding sequence ATGATTCTCCACAAAATCGGCGTCTCCCATTGGCGAAGCCTCCTGGACGAGGTCACGCTCGGCCCCTTCTCGGAACAACTAAACGTCATCCACGCGCCCAACGGCACCGGCAAGTCTTCCCTCTTCGAAGCCATGCGCCGCGCCCTCTTCGACGCCCACAACGTTTCCGGCACCGACATCGCAGCCGTCCGCCCTTGGGGACGCGACCTCTCTCCCTCCGTATTCGTCGAGTTCTCGGAAAACGGCGCCACCTACCGCGTCGAGAAAACCTTTCTCAGCGGTGCTTCCGCCAAGCTGCTCCAACTGGAGAACGGCAAGTTCCAACCCCTCGCCGACAGTCGCAATGCAGACTCCCGCATCCGCGAAATCCTCTCCGCCGATGCACCCGGTCGTGGCCTCTCCAAACAGGAGCACTGGGGACTCGCCCAAATTCTCTGGGCGCCTCAAGGCGACCTCCAACTGCAAAGCATCTCCGGATCTGCTGCGGAACGCCTTCGCTCCGCCCTCGGCGTACAGATTTCCGGCGACTCGGGCGGACGCCTAGAAGACCTGATCAAAGAGCGCTTCCAAACCTACTTCACCCCAAGCGGAACCGGCTACCGCAAAGGGAAAAACGCCGCGCCTATAATTTCCCTCCAAGAGCGCCGCGACGCCGCCCAATCCGCCCTCGCCACCCTTCGCGAAAAACAGGAAGCCTTCGAGGAAGCCTCCCATCGCGTGGAAGACGCCCGCCACCGCCGCAGCCAAGCCAAGAACGAAGCGGAAGCCCTGCGCGATACCGTGAAGCGCTCTCGCGCCGAAGCCGAACGCTTCGAAAAACTTCAATCCGAGAAGAAGCTAAAACGCGAAGCGGAGGCCCTCGCCAAACAACGCTACGAAACCATCTCGGAAACCATCGAGCAGATCGCCAAGGCGCGTGAAGAAATCGCCTCCCTCACCCAAGCCATCGAAAAGGCCAGCCAACGCCAGAACGAGCTCGAAGAGGAAGTCGCGAACGCCAAAAAGAAGCTGGAGACCTGCCGCAGCTCCCGCGAAACCGCCCGGGGTAAACGCAGCCGCAGCGCCGAACTGCAAAAGAAGATCGAAGCCGCTCGCGACTACCTTTCCTGCCGCAGCAATTCCGACGACCTCGCCAAGCGACTCGACAAGCTCGGCGAGCTTCAGAAAAACCTGGCAGCCCTGAAAAAGCAGCGTAGCGAGATAGTCGCTCCCGACGCCGAGACAATCAGCGACCTGCGCAAATGGCTCGGTAAACGCGACGCCGCTAAGGCCGCCTTGGCCGCTTCCCAAATCCATCTCACCCTCACGCCGGAGCAGCCTATCGAAGTTCGCAACCTTACCGACGATTCGAAGGCCCGGGCCGACTCCGTCAAACCGCTCACCCTTTCCGGCGACGAATTGGTGGAGATCGAAGTCACCGGCTTTGGCCGCATCCGCGCCTCCGGCCCCGAGGGCGGGGCCGAGGAACACCGGCAAGCCATCGCCAAAGCCGAAGCTAGTATCGACAAACTCTCCCAGCCCTTCGGTCAATCTGATCCCGACGCCCTGCAGCTTCTCCGCGAAAAAGCAGAGCAATCGAATCGGGATATCAAAAACCTAAATACGCAGATTTTCGATATTCTCGGCGCCGACACCGCCGACCAACTCGCCCAAAAACAAAACGAACTCTCGGCTCGGCTAAGCGGATTCGAGACCACCTATCCCGACTGGAAAAACCAGTCGCCTGTCGTATCCGAACTGCAAACACGCTTCGAAACGCTCAACGACGAGATCACCTCAGAAATCCAAAAAGCGGAAGACGCCTTCGACACTCAGCAAACCGCCCTCGCAACCGCGGAAAAACAGCTCGGCGAACTCTCCGCCCAGCTAAAAGCAGACCAACGCTCCCACCAGTCCGCCGAAGAAAGGCTTCAAGCGCTCAGCAAAGACAAGCTTACCGACCCCGAGCGCGAAAAAGCCAAGTCCGACGCCCTCATGGAGTGGCAAGCCGCCAAGCAAAAAGCAGACGAAGCCGAAACCGAGCTGGCCTCCATACCCGGCGACCCCAGCAAAGATCTCGAAAAACTGGAAAAGCAACGCACCGCTCTCGAAGAATCGGAGGAAAAAGCCCGCGACGAAGAAAAGACCGCCGAAGGCCAGCTCCAAGTCCTCGCCGCTGAAGGTACCTATTCGAAGCTCACCCAATGCGAAGAAGAGCTGGCCGATCTAGAAGAGCGCATCCTGCGGGAGAACGTCCGCACCGAAGCCGTACGTCTCCTACACGACACCCTCGCTGCCTGCAAAAGCGCCGTCATCGCCAGCATCGCCGCCCCTGTGGAACGTGCCGCCAGCCGCATGCTCTCCCGCGTCGTCGGCCCTCGCCTCGGCAATCTCCGCCTGACCCAAGACTTCGTCCCCGAAGCCGTCGCCCCCGAACGCTCCGAAAGTCCCGTCGCCATCACCAACCTATCCGGCGGCGAACAAGAGCAGCTCTTCCTCGCCGCCCGCCTCGCCCTCGCCACCGTCCTCGCCAAAGACCAACGCCAGCTTGTGGTACTAGACGACGTCCTAAACGCCACCGACTCCGGCCGCCACGCCCGCATCCTCAACCTCCTGGAAGAATCCTCCGATCACCTCCAAATCATAATTCTAACCTGCCACCCCGAACGCTATAGAGCTTTGGATACAGCAGAGTACTTTGAACTGCGGTAA
- a CDS encoding metallophosphoesterase family protein, producing MIRFIHTADWQMGMKASGLGAASQAVRDARLDSLKSLVDIGHDKNAELLLVTGDLFEDNAVDRLLVRRVGDLLATFNGKVFITPGNHDPLVPGSVWDHPVWQESKNVTVIREANPIELDDCTLYPCPLKEKYSTRNPTSWIDAAHSDRIAIGMAHGTVEGMPGMEPDYPIPRDAATRAGLDYLGIGHWHSFATYPDSKGETRMAYSGTHETTKFGERDSGNVLLVEIESRGARPKIESIPCGQLSWHSLDIALDREGAVEDAIETLDKIDAPAKALVRLRLDGMLYASDRAKLAVVEELLASRFLYGSLSIEKLVPAPEDDSWIESLPAGPIREAAEKIRHQALNASDDFQKSIATQALIELFELKEQAAL from the coding sequence ATGATCCGATTCATCCACACCGCAGATTGGCAAATGGGCATGAAGGCCAGCGGGCTCGGCGCTGCTTCTCAAGCCGTACGCGACGCACGCTTAGACTCCCTCAAAAGCCTCGTCGATATCGGCCACGACAAAAACGCTGAGCTCCTGCTTGTCACCGGAGACTTGTTCGAGGACAACGCGGTCGACCGCCTCCTAGTCCGCCGCGTGGGCGACCTGCTAGCGACGTTCAACGGAAAGGTTTTCATCACACCCGGCAACCACGACCCGCTCGTGCCCGGCAGCGTCTGGGATCATCCCGTCTGGCAGGAATCGAAAAACGTCACCGTAATCCGCGAGGCGAACCCGATCGAGCTCGACGACTGCACGCTCTACCCCTGCCCGCTGAAAGAAAAGTACTCTACCCGCAACCCGACCTCCTGGATCGATGCTGCCCATTCAGACCGAATCGCCATCGGCATGGCTCACGGAACCGTCGAAGGCATGCCGGGCATGGAGCCGGACTACCCGATTCCCCGCGACGCTGCCACCCGTGCCGGATTGGACTATCTGGGCATCGGCCATTGGCACTCCTTCGCGACCTACCCCGATTCGAAAGGCGAGACGCGCATGGCCTACTCGGGAACCCACGAAACGACGAAATTCGGTGAACGCGACAGCGGAAATGTCCTGCTCGTCGAGATCGAATCACGCGGAGCCCGGCCCAAAATCGAATCCATTCCTTGCGGCCAACTGAGCTGGCATTCCCTAGACATCGCGCTCGATCGTGAAGGAGCTGTCGAAGATGCCATCGAAACTCTCGACAAGATCGACGCGCCGGCCAAGGCCCTAGTGCGACTACGCCTCGACGGAATGCTTTACGCCTCCGATCGAGCCAAACTCGCCGTCGTTGAGGAACTCCTCGCCAGCCGCTTCCTCTACGGCTCACTCTCTATCGAAAAGCTGGTCCCCGCTCCCGAGGACGATTCCTGGATCGAATCACTTCCCGCAGGCCCCATCCGCGAAGCGGCGGAGAAGATTCGCCACCAAGCGCTCAATGCCAGCGACGACTTCCAAAAGTCGATCGCCACCCAAGCCCTCATCGAACTCTTCGAGCTGAAGGAGCAAGCCGCCCTATGA
- a CDS encoding ion transporter, producing MPFRFLQQLVDDPDRGPGRVFAWFIQIVIIVSILDFTIETIPQLSTEQRSVLRIVETASIAIFTVEFLLRIVFSKKGFRYAFTFFGLIDIFAILPFYLALGIDLRGIRAFRLLRLFRLFKLARYSTVIRRYHIAFRNAREELLLFGATALIIIYIAAVGIHYFEGAAQPELFDSVPKCLWWATTTLTTVGYGDAFPITAGGKLFTFLILAVGLAAVAVPSGIMANALSQAREEMKSEANSQN from the coding sequence CATCCAGATCGTAATCATAGTTTCGATACTCGATTTCACCATCGAAACGATTCCCCAGCTTTCGACGGAACAGAGGTCAGTCCTTCGCATTGTAGAGACCGCCTCCATCGCAATCTTCACAGTCGAGTTCCTGCTCCGCATCGTCTTCTCGAAGAAAGGATTCCGCTACGCGTTCACCTTCTTTGGCCTCATCGACATCTTCGCCATTCTGCCCTTCTACCTCGCCCTCGGCATCGACCTGAGAGGCATCCGGGCCTTCCGACTGCTACGGCTTTTTCGCCTCTTCAAGCTCGCCCGCTACAGTACGGTGATTCGCCGCTACCATATCGCGTTTCGGAACGCTCGAGAAGAGCTGCTCCTTTTCGGAGCGACCGCTCTGATCATTATCTACATCGCAGCCGTGGGGATCCATTACTTCGAAGGCGCCGCCCAGCCAGAGCTTTTCGACTCCGTCCCCAAATGCCTTTGGTGGGCCACCACGACCCTGACGACCGTCGGCTACGGCGACGCCTTCCCCATCACCGCAGGCGGCAAGCTGTTTACCTTCCTCATCCTCGCGGTCGGCCTCGCCGCCGTAGCCGTCCCCTCCGGCATCATGGCCAACGCCCTCTCCCAGGCCCGAGAGGAGATGAAAAGCGAAGCAAACTCTCAAAACTGA